gaagggacggGAGGGGCGGGGCGTCCTCCTTCCTTtggccccgccccttcccgcgcgtgcgccgccgccccggccgcgccTTAAAGGGGACGCGCGGGACGGCGGGGAGGGGCGTGCACACGCGCGTGCAGTTGCACACGAGCGTGCAGCTGCACACGCCCGCCCGTGTCACGCGGGGATAGGCGTGCAAGCGCGGCGAGCTGTATGTACCTGGATGCGCGCGTGCCCGTGGGAGAATGCACACCTGGAGCGAGTGCAGCTGCATGCACACGCAGGGGTAGAACGTGCGTGTGCAGGGGGATAGGCGTGCACGGGGAGGTGCACGAATGCATGCACGTGGAGGTATGCATACGTGCACGCAGAGGGGTGCACGCATGTACGTGTGACTCCGGGTACAGACACGCGTGCCCACACGCGGAGCTACGCCTACGTGCGGGCATGCTCACGGAGCCGCGCGTGTGAACACGCAGCTAGCCGTGCCTGTGCACCGTGGAGGTGGGCACGCGTGCATGCACTCGTGTTAACACGTGCCTCCATGCATATGCACGTGCTGAAATGTATGAACACGCGCAGTTGTACGCATAAATGTACGTCCATAGGCACACACAGAGGTGCAGGTACATGCAACTGTACTTCTGGATAGGGACATGCAcggagacagacacacacacgtagAGCTACGCCTGCACACACGGAGGAATATATATGTGCACGCAGAAGTATGCCGCACCCATGCACACTCACGCGTGCACACGAACATGCCGGAGGCGATGGCTCATGGCCGCGGGGTGCAGCCCCATACCCCGCTTCCACATCCCCAACCCAGCCTGGATGGTGCCGCGGGCGCTGCCCCGGCTATCCCCGATGCCAATGGGAGCAAACGCCAGCAGCCGGAGCGTGGTTGCgggtccctgccagcctgctCAGCGCCCCGGCCCTCCTCATTAACCAGAGCACTAATGAGCTCCCCTCGTCAGTGCTCCAAGCTGCCTGGACTTCTCCCTCCCTGCGGGGTTTTGTGCCCACGCTGGGTGCGTGCCCGCGGGGCTTTAGCCATGCCCGCTCTCCTGGTCTTCCACCCGATCTACCCCAGGGCTGCCGGTTTTCCAGGATCCCGATGCCCGCAGCCCAGGATGCGGCCCCAAAGCCCAGGCCTGCTCAGCACGCTGTGTGGCCTGGCTGCCTTTGCCCGAGCCCCAAGGTTGCGGGTCACCGGTCCCCCCCAGGTGCCCCATGGCAGCCCCTTCTGCTGCAGCTCGCCCGGGAGCCACGGCCGCTCCTTCCCCTCCGGCCGGCCGGGCTCCAACCGCGCTTTGGCAAGCCCAGGGCACCGAACGCCGTACCCCTTGCCCTGACTGTCGCAACGGCCCCGTGGGCCCATCGCCCTTCCCAGCTCCCCCCCTCGCCCTTCCCAGCTCCCCCCCCTCGCCCTTCCCAGCTCCCCAACCCGGGGCCAAATTCAGCCCCGGGAGGTGCAGGGGAaatgtcccagagatgcaaaatgcCCAGGAGGGAGcttactggggggcactgggagggagcttgctgggggcactgggagtggGCTTACTGGGGGGCACTAGGAGGAAGCTTGCTGAGGGCACTGGGAGCAGGCTTACTGGGGGGCATTGGGAGGGAGCttgctggggggcactgggagggagcttgctgggggcactgggagggagcttactgggggcactgggagggagctTGCTGGGGCCAGCCTGGAGAAGCAGTGCGTGGGCAGCCCATGGGATGCTGGTGGGTCTGGGCTGGAAGACGCTCCTTCGGGTCAGCCCCAGGGATGCTCCTTCATCACccgctgcagcagtgccaggctgGCCCCGCCCCCCTGCATTGGCCCCACCCCTTGTTCCAGCAGGCCAGGAGGTGATTGGCTCAGGCAGGAGGGGTGGGGCTGGGTGGGCGGAGTCTTTGGATGACAGGTATATAAGGTGAGGGAGGGCTGGTAGGAACGATCCAGTGGAGAGGTGctggtgtgtgctggaggtgagtggggatggggatggggatggggatggggatggggatggggatggggatggggatggggatggggatggggatggggatggggatggggatggggatggggatggggatggggatggggatggggatggggatggggatggggatggggatggggatggggatggtccACAGGACCCCCCCCAGTAGGTTCCTAGCTGAAGATATCCCTACAGCAACAGGGTTGGCATTGCCACCATGGGTGCCCCTAATTCCCCAAAgcttttcttgcccccccccaccccacctaaCCCCGAGGGGCCGGGGTGAGGGTGCAGCCTGTATCTCGCCTTTGCTCCAGCGCTGACTCAGGGCCCCACGTGCCGCTTTGCGCAAGAGCCGCGCTGGCAGGCAGACTCTGCCCGGGCGGCTGCTGCCATCCTGGTCCCGGCCAAAGGGCAGGCGCAGCCCTTGCGTAAAGGCAGCCGTGCCGGGGTGCTGGCTCACCGCTGTGCCGGAGTCGAGCCTGGGAGGTGCTGGTGGGAAGGGGTCACCTGGAGTGGAGAGGAGCTGGATGAGACCACCCCTGCCCAGGGCTGAATCCTTCTTTCCCGGCAGGCTGGACTGTGCTCCTTGCAAAGATGGATTATGCTAAGTCCCTGAGCCTGCGCCTGGCTGCCCCCGTCTCCAAGTAAGCGCTGGGGAGCCATCGTCCCCGGGGTGGGGGACATCGGAACCCTCCCTGCTTTGGCTCCCGGAGTGGATGTGCTGCTCCCCACTGAGATTTGGggggggctggcactgcctggggctggcgGTGGGTCTCAGGATACCCCaatccctccatccttccccagATGTGTCTCGGCAAGCGCCTCCATGACCCAGCAGCTACTGTCGAGCCCGGCCCCGCGACCCCGACCCTACCGCGTCTGCAACTGGGACCGCAGCCTGCGCAAGGGCATCATGGCACAGAGCCTCGCCGAGCTGCTGCGCCAGGTGAGCCGgaggctgtctgtctgtctgcctgggGACTGTCCGTCCACCTAGGTGGGTGGTGGGCtggctgtcccccagccccgctcacccCCAGCACCCTCGCAGGCTCAGAGCGCCCTGCTCGCCCCGGGTCCCGTCTCGCTGGTGCTGGATGAGGATGGCACCGCGGTGGAGACGGAGGCTTTCTTCCGGACGCTGGAGGAGGGGACGGTGCTGATGGCCCTGAGCAAGGGGCAGACTTGGGCTCCCTCCAAGGTGAGTGCATCCCTGGGGGGCAGGACCCTGGTTCGTCCCATCTGCAGCCCACGCTGGGATCGGTGGGGAGATGATGTGATGCTTGCTGGGAGGTACCTGGGATGCTGGGTGAGGTGGGactgggagggtggggggggtgctACTGGGTAACCCTGGTCCCGCTCTCCCCTAGACGCCTGGCTACCAGCTGGGCCTGTCCCGCAAGCCCCCTCGGAGGATCGACGTCGCCTGCGTCACCTTCGACCTCTACAAGACGAGCCCGCGGGACCTGGGCTGCCTCAATGTCAAAGCCACGCTCTACGGCACCTACAGCATGTCCTACGACCTGCGCTGCTACGGGGCCAAGCGGCTGATGAAGTgagtgctggggtgggggggcctgGAGATGGCTCCGGGAGCGGGGATGCTGCAGTGGGGGACCAGCCCCGCCGTCCATACCCTCAGTGGGGTGCAAGAAGGGATGCTCATCTGCTTCTTCCCTGCCCAGGGAAGCGCTGCGCTGGACGCTCTTCACCATGCAGGCCACCGGCCACGTCCTGCTTGGCACCTCTTGCTacatgcagcagctcctggatGCCACGGAAGAACCGAAGGAGACGGAGAGCAGCCCAGCGCTGCGAagccccctgccctgcagcctcccacccctgccccgcAGGAAGACGCTGCAGT
Above is a genomic segment from Harpia harpyja isolate bHarHar1 chromosome 9, bHarHar1 primary haplotype, whole genome shotgun sequence containing:
- the CIDEC gene encoding cell death activator CIDE-3, with amino-acid sequence MDYAKSLSLRLAAPVSKCVSASASMTQQLLSSPAPRPRPYRVCNWDRSLRKGIMAQSLAELLRQAQSALLAPGPVSLVLDEDGTAVETEAFFRTLEEGTVLMALSKGQTWAPSKTPGYQLGLSRKPPRRIDVACVTFDLYKTSPRDLGCLNVKATLYGTYSMSYDLRCYGAKRLMKEALRWTLFTMQATGHVLLGTSCYMQQLLDATEEPKETESSPALRSPLPCSLPPLPRRKTLQ